A genomic region of Luteibacter aegosomatissinici contains the following coding sequences:
- a CDS encoding Do family serine endopeptidase, whose product MASWHARALIGGALVVASVGAQAQSLPDFTGIVEKNAPAVVHVEAKTSGKAASKSQGRGAQDAPDDQDELLRRFFGMPGMPMQPREQTSLGSGFIISADGYVLTNDHVVDGADEVKIRLQDRRTFTAKVVGKDPQYDIALLKVDASTLPTVTIGDSRSVKRGQWALAIGSPFGLDATVTHGIISAVGRNLGSGDQPYTSFIQTDVPINRGNSGGPLFNLQGQVIGVNSQIYSTSGGYQGLSFSIPIDVAMNVVQQIKDKGYVSRGMLGVTVQPVDQFVKNLNLPDANGALVAQVTPGSGADKAGLKQGDVILGFNGTPVTQSVDLPPLVGMTKPGSMAKVEILRDGKKQTVDVKVGELPRDKNALAAAASGGAAAGSASALGLAVEDIDAQTRSELGLKAGEGVVISRVTGRTAASAGLQAGDVVLMVNQKRIGSAAAFRDAVKGVKEGDTAMLLVRRDDTTRFVGITVPSDK is encoded by the coding sequence ATGGCATCCTGGCATGCACGCGCGCTGATCGGTGGCGCGCTCGTCGTGGCGAGCGTTGGCGCGCAAGCACAATCGTTACCCGACTTCACCGGCATCGTCGAAAAAAATGCGCCCGCGGTGGTCCACGTCGAGGCAAAGACCTCCGGTAAGGCGGCCAGCAAGAGTCAGGGCAGGGGAGCACAGGATGCCCCCGATGACCAGGATGAGCTGTTGCGCCGTTTCTTCGGTATGCCCGGCATGCCCATGCAGCCACGTGAGCAGACCTCGCTAGGTTCCGGTTTCATCATCTCGGCCGATGGCTACGTCCTGACCAACGACCACGTCGTCGATGGTGCCGATGAAGTGAAAATTCGCTTGCAGGATCGTCGCACCTTCACCGCGAAGGTGGTGGGCAAGGATCCGCAGTACGACATTGCCTTGCTTAAGGTAGATGCCAGCACGTTGCCCACCGTCACCATCGGCGACTCGCGCAGCGTCAAGCGCGGCCAGTGGGCGCTTGCGATTGGCTCGCCTTTTGGCCTGGATGCCACCGTCACCCACGGCATCATCAGTGCGGTGGGGCGCAACCTCGGCAGCGGCGACCAGCCGTACACGTCGTTCATCCAGACGGACGTGCCGATCAATCGTGGCAATTCGGGCGGCCCGCTGTTCAACCTGCAGGGCCAGGTGATTGGCGTGAACTCGCAGATCTATTCCACATCGGGCGGGTACCAGGGGCTTTCGTTCTCGATTCCCATTGATGTGGCGATGAACGTGGTCCAGCAGATCAAGGACAAGGGGTATGTGTCGCGCGGCATGCTGGGTGTCACCGTGCAGCCGGTCGATCAGTTCGTGAAAAACCTCAACCTGCCTGATGCCAACGGCGCGCTCGTCGCCCAGGTCACGCCCGGCAGCGGTGCGGACAAGGCCGGCCTCAAGCAGGGCGACGTCATTCTGGGATTCAATGGCACCCCCGTTACCCAGTCCGTGGACCTGCCGCCGCTGGTGGGTATGACCAAGCCGGGTTCCATGGCCAAGGTGGAGATACTTCGCGACGGCAAGAAGCAGACCGTGGACGTCAAGGTCGGTGAACTGCCCCGCGACAAGAACGCGCTGGCGGCTGCCGCGAGCGGCGGGGCCGCGGCCGGCTCCGCGTCGGCCCTTGGCCTGGCCGTCGAGGATATCGATGCGCAGACCCGATCCGAGCTGGGCCTGAAGGCTGGCGAGGGTGTGGTGATCAGCCGGGTCACCGGGCGGACGGCGGCCAGTGCCGGCCTGCAGGCCGGGGACGTGGTGCTGATGGTGAACCAGAAGCGGATCGGTAGCGCCGCAGCCTTCCGGGATGCGGTCAAGGGCGTGAAGGAGGGCGATACGGCCATGTTGCTGGTGCGCCGCGACGACACCACGCGCTTCGTCGGTATCACTGTCCCGAGCGACAAATGA
- the lepA gene encoding translation elongation factor 4: protein MELIRNFSIIAHIDHGKSTLADRIIQLCGGLSEREMEAQVLDNNPIERERGITIKAQSVSLPYKARDGKTYQLNFIDTPGHVDFSYEVSRSLSACEGALLVVDAAQGVEAQSVANCYTAIEQGLEVIPVLNKIDLPTADIDKAKAEIEAVIGLDASDAIPVSAKTGQNVIEVLEAIIHRIPAPKPRDTDKLQALIIDSWFDNYLGVVSLVRVMQGEIKPGDKILVMSTGRTHLVDDVGVFTPKRKKLEKLSAGEVGWINASIKDVHGAPVGDTLTHAGKPAEEPLPGFQTMQPRVFAGLFPVSADDYPALREALDKLRLNDAAMFFEPESSEAMGFGFRCGFLGMLHMEIVQERLEREYDLDLITTAPTVVYEVAKTDGSVINMDNPAKLPPPQQIAEIREPIIVANILTPAEYVGNVIKLCEEKRGVQRSIQYLATQVQVTYELPLAEVVLDFFDRLKSVSRGYASMDYHLDRFDAGPFVRVDILINGDRVDALSLIVHRSHADRRGRELVERMKDLIPRQQFDVAIQAAIGAAVIARSTVKALRKNVLAKCYGGDVSRKKKLLEKQKEGKKRMKQVGSVEIPQEAFLAVLKVDK from the coding sequence ATGGAACTCATCCGCAACTTCTCCATCATTGCCCATATCGACCACGGTAAGTCGACCCTGGCCGACCGCATCATCCAGCTTTGCGGCGGCCTGTCCGAGCGCGAAATGGAAGCGCAGGTACTCGACAACAACCCGATCGAGCGCGAGCGCGGCATCACCATCAAGGCCCAGTCGGTGTCGTTGCCGTACAAGGCGCGCGATGGCAAGACCTACCAGCTCAACTTCATCGATACGCCCGGCCACGTGGATTTCAGCTACGAGGTAAGCCGCTCGCTGTCCGCTTGCGAGGGTGCGCTCCTGGTGGTCGATGCCGCCCAGGGTGTCGAAGCCCAGTCGGTCGCAAACTGCTATACGGCGATCGAGCAGGGGCTTGAGGTCATTCCTGTCCTCAACAAGATCGACCTGCCCACCGCCGATATCGACAAGGCCAAGGCCGAAATCGAGGCGGTGATCGGCCTTGATGCATCCGACGCCATCCCGGTCAGCGCAAAGACGGGCCAGAATGTCATCGAGGTGCTCGAGGCGATCATCCATCGCATCCCGGCGCCCAAGCCGCGTGATACCGACAAGCTGCAGGCACTGATCATCGACTCGTGGTTCGACAACTACCTTGGCGTGGTGTCGCTGGTGCGCGTCATGCAGGGCGAGATCAAGCCGGGCGACAAGATCCTGGTCATGTCCACCGGCCGCACCCACCTGGTCGATGATGTCGGCGTGTTCACGCCCAAGCGGAAGAAGCTCGAGAAGCTCTCCGCCGGCGAGGTGGGCTGGATCAATGCATCCATCAAGGACGTCCATGGCGCCCCGGTGGGCGATACGCTCACCCACGCCGGCAAGCCGGCCGAAGAGCCGTTACCCGGTTTCCAGACCATGCAGCCGCGCGTGTTCGCCGGCCTGTTCCCGGTCTCGGCCGACGATTACCCGGCGCTGCGCGAGGCGCTCGACAAGCTGCGCCTTAACGATGCCGCCATGTTCTTCGAACCGGAAAGCTCCGAAGCCATGGGCTTCGGTTTCCGCTGCGGCTTCCTTGGCATGCTGCACATGGAAATCGTGCAGGAGCGCCTCGAGCGCGAGTACGACCTCGATCTGATCACCACCGCACCCACGGTGGTGTACGAGGTGGCCAAGACCGACGGCAGCGTCATCAACATGGATAACCCGGCCAAGCTGCCTCCGCCGCAGCAGATCGCCGAGATCCGCGAGCCGATCATCGTCGCCAACATCCTCACGCCGGCCGAGTACGTCGGCAACGTGATCAAGCTGTGCGAAGAAAAGCGTGGCGTGCAGCGTTCCATCCAGTACCTGGCCACCCAGGTGCAGGTGACCTACGAACTGCCGCTGGCCGAAGTGGTGCTCGATTTCTTCGATCGCCTGAAGTCGGTGTCGCGCGGCTATGCGTCGATGGATTACCACCTTGATCGCTTCGATGCCGGCCCCTTCGTCCGCGTCGATATCCTGATCAACGGCGATCGCGTGGATGCGCTCAGCCTCATCGTGCATCGTTCGCACGCGGATCGCCGCGGCCGTGAACTGGTCGAGCGCATGAAGGACCTGATCCCGCGCCAGCAGTTCGATGTGGCGATCCAGGCCGCGATCGGCGCTGCGGTCATCGCCCGCTCCACGGTGAAGGCGCTGCGCAAGAACGTGCTTGCCAAATGCTATGGCGGTGACGTGTCGCGCAAGAAGAAGCTCCTCGAGAAGCAGAAGGAAGGCAAGAAGCGCATGAAGCAGGTGGGCTCGGTGGAGATCCCGCAGGAAGCCTTCCTGGCCGTGCTTAAAGTCGACAAGTAA
- the lepB gene encoding signal peptidase I has protein sequence MAAFDFSAFLLGVTVLFGVIWLFDRLFLAKSRRARAEAEGSDIPEPWPVDWARSLFPVILVVLILRSFVAEPFRIPSGSMMPTLDVGDFILVNKFSYGLRMPAFNNKLVANGEPRRGDVVVFRFPGYRCPDGTGHIVRSGDVTCQNPAAPVPSENWIKRVIGVPGDRIETRGSELFINGERVAMDELGPYKGDVKQPEDRLLMTYGSKLYTEHLGSVNHTIALTPAYNMPQDIPNAVVPSEVPKGCYIVMGDNRMNSTDSRWWGCMPEENLVGKAFFVWLAWRGFDNGISGMFDFSRMGKVIH, from the coding sequence ATGGCGGCATTTGATTTTTCGGCGTTCCTGCTGGGCGTGACGGTCCTTTTCGGGGTCATCTGGCTCTTCGATCGCCTGTTCCTTGCCAAGAGCCGCCGCGCGCGCGCCGAAGCGGAAGGCAGCGACATTCCCGAGCCATGGCCCGTGGACTGGGCACGTTCCCTGTTCCCGGTCATCCTGGTGGTGCTGATCCTGCGCTCGTTCGTCGCCGAACCGTTCCGTATTCCATCCGGGTCCATGATGCCGACGCTCGATGTGGGCGACTTCATCCTGGTCAACAAGTTCTCCTACGGCCTGCGCATGCCGGCGTTCAACAATAAGCTGGTGGCGAACGGTGAGCCGCGCCGGGGCGACGTGGTCGTTTTTCGCTTCCCAGGCTACCGCTGCCCGGATGGCACGGGCCACATCGTGCGTAGTGGCGACGTTACCTGCCAGAACCCCGCCGCCCCCGTGCCGAGCGAGAACTGGATCAAGCGCGTGATCGGCGTGCCGGGCGACCGCATTGAAACGCGTGGCAGCGAGCTGTTCATCAACGGTGAGCGGGTTGCCATGGATGAGCTGGGTCCTTACAAGGGCGATGTGAAGCAGCCGGAAGATCGCCTGCTGATGACCTACGGCTCGAAGCTGTACACCGAGCACCTGGGCAGCGTGAACCACACCATCGCCCTGACCCCGGCTTACAACATGCCGCAGGACATCCCGAACGCGGTTGTGCCCTCGGAAGTGCCCAAGGGCTGCTACATCGTCATGGGCGATAACCGCATGAACAGTACCGATAGCCGCTGGTGGGGCTGCATGCCCGAGGAAAACCTCGTCGGCAAGGCGTTCTTCGTGTGGCTGGCCTGGCGCGGGTTCGATAACGGCATTAGCGGCATGTTCGATTTCTCCCGAATGGGCAAGGTCATCCATTGA
- a CDS encoding DUF4845 domain-containing protein codes for MNSRQSGITLIGFIIVLVVLGFLGFMAMKLVPSYIEYMGVVKAMNQMATERGNDDIEQARRQLAFKMSFQYVDDSTIKPKDITVTRMNNTPTLRVAYDKRIPFLYNIDFLLHFDKQVALRGAAGAGY; via the coding sequence ATGAATTCCAGGCAGTCGGGCATTACGCTCATTGGCTTTATCATTGTCCTTGTCGTGCTGGGCTTTCTCGGCTTCATGGCCATGAAGCTCGTGCCCTCGTACATCGAATACATGGGCGTGGTGAAAGCCATGAACCAGATGGCTACCGAGCGCGGCAACGACGATATCGAGCAGGCGCGTCGCCAGCTCGCGTTCAAGATGAGCTTCCAGTACGTGGATGATTCAACGATCAAGCCGAAGGACATCACGGTGACTCGTATGAACAATACCCCGACGCTGCGGGTCGCTTACGACAAGCGTATTCCGTTCTTGTACAACATCGATTTCCTGCTTCATTTCGATAAGCAGGTTGCACTCCGCGGCGCCGCTGGCGCCGGATATTGA